CGCGGTGAACGTGGCCCCGCGCGCCGCGTCCGTGGCCGGCTGGCGGCTGATCATGGCCGGCATGACGCTCGCTGCCGTCGGGGCGATGCTGCTCGCCCGGCGGTACCTGCCGCGCGGCGGCCCGTCGGAGTCGTACCGCCTGCCGGACCCGGTCCGTACCGGCTGCCGCGTGGCCGCCGCCGCGCTGGGCGCCGCGGGGCTGCAGCTCGCCCCCCTCTGGGGCTGGTCGGACCCGCGGGTCGGCGCCCTCCTGGTCGCGGCCGCGACCGCCCTGGCCGTGGCCCGGCTGCGGGCCCGCCGACAGACGGCGCGGGCCTCCGGCGTGGCCCCGCTGTCCGGACCGGTCTGGACGGCGGCGCTGATCGCGGGCATCGCGCTCGGCTTCACCCAGGTCGTCCTCGCCATGGCCGTCCCCGCGCTCACGGGAGCTGCGGGCGGTTCCGCCGAGGGCGGTGCGCTCGTGCTGTCCGCCTTCGGACTCGGCGGAATGGTGAGCTGCCTGCTTGTCCGGCATCGCGGCATCGCGCCGCTGACGGGCGCCTCCCTGGGCCTGCCGCTCGCCGCGCTCGGTCTCGCGCTGCTCCACACGGCGCTCGACAGCGGCACGTACCGCCTGGCGGCGGGATACGCCGTGGTGGCGCTGGTCGGCTTCGGCATCATGCTGGCCATGGCGCCGCAGATGGCCCGGTTCCTCTCGGTCATCCCGCGCACGCACCTCGGCGTCAACGCGGCGCTGCTGCCGGCCGCCATCCTCTTCGGCACGGCGGCGGCGCAGGCCATGCCCTACACCTCGGCCCTGAACGGCGCGCCCACCCACGCCGAGGCGCGCGAGCTGCTGTGGATCGGCACGATCGTCGTCGCCGTGGCGGCGCTCGCCCTCGGCCGGCCCGTCGTCGCGCTGGTCGTGGCCGCCACCTCCGGCCTGCAGTACCTGCTCGTCGACACGCACATCAGCAAGTCCGTGACCGTCGTCATCGCCCTGACGGTGGGCGCCGCCGCCGGCACCGTCGCGTGGTCGCGACGGGAACAGGCCGAGCGCCTCAGCCGTACCCGCGAGACGGCGAGCGCGCTCCAGCACGCGGTACTGCACCCCATCCCGACGGATCTCGGCGCGCTGCGGCTGGCCGGCCTGTACCGGCCGGCGACCACCGAGTCGGGCATCGGCGGGGACTTCCTGGAGGCGGTGGACACCCCGTACGGCACGCGCATCCTCATCGGCGACGTCCGAGGCAAGGGGTTGCAGGCCGTGCAGACCGTGACCGACCTGCTCGGCTGCTTCCGCAGCCAGGCCCACGAGACCCCGGAGCTGGGCGAGGTAGCCGCGCGCCTCGACCGGCAGGTCCAGCGCGTCGCCGTCGCCCGCGGCGACGACGAACTCTTCGCCACCGCGCTGCTCCTCCAGCACAAGGGCCCCGCCCGGGAACTGGAGGTCGTCAACTGCGGGCATCTGGCACCCCTGGCGGTCAGCCCGACGCGCGCCGGTGAGGTCGAAGGACCCGCCCTGCTCCCGCTCGGCCTCGGCGCGCTGGACGCGGCCGGTCCCGTGCGGACGCACCCCGTGGTGCTGGACCCGGGGACGACGCTTGTCGTGCACACCGACG
This sequence is a window from Streptomyces sp. HUAS YS2. Protein-coding genes within it:
- a CDS encoding SpoIIE family protein phosphatase; translated protein: MQGALGHAGPAAGSTGSERPASLRVVGLLLAAVAALYVIAPAMNAAVVPLVASELGLGPHHEAVARVVGQTLAIVTLVAVGRTGDVRGRRSVLLVSLVVLCAGCLLLAVAFNPWSYVLGRVVMAAALAAVFVSCLAFMATVSMPGRIRRMMGGWLAAMSAGFVIAVNVAPRAASVAGWRLIMAGMTLAAVGAMLLARRYLPRGGPSESYRLPDPVRTGCRVAAAALGAAGLQLAPLWGWSDPRVGALLVAAATALAVARLRARRQTARASGVAPLSGPVWTAALIAGIALGFTQVVLAMAVPALTGAAGGSAEGGALVLSAFGLGGMVSCLLVRHRGIAPLTGASLGLPLAALGLALLHTALDSGTYRLAAGYAVVALVGFGIMLAMAPQMARFLSVIPRTHLGVNAALLPAAILFGTAAAQAMPYTSALNGAPTHAEARELLWIGTIVVAVAALALGRPVVALVVAATSGLQYLLVDTHISKSVTVVIALTVGAAAGTVAWSRREQAERLSRTRETASALQHAVLHPIPTDLGALRLAGLYRPATTESGIGGDFLEAVDTPYGTRILIGDVRGKGLQAVQTVTDLLGCFRSQAHETPELGEVAARLDRQVQRVAVARGDDELFATALLLQHKGPARELEVVNCGHLAPLAVSPTRAGEVEGPALLPLGLGALDAAGPVRTHPVVLDPGTTLVVHTDGLSEARNSSGEFYPIAERLTDIARSAPHELVRHLDGDVRDWTHRLTDDIAVIALGHRPRPSDLVTAR